TGGAAATCAGCCGCGGCACGCTGTACCGCAAGATCGTGGAATACGGTCTCGAACCCCACACGAGCGCAGCCATGTACCGAAACAGACCATGACAGCCGAACCTGTCGCGCTATATGCGCCTATTCGGTGTAATATGGTCCATCATGGCGTGTTCTGCATTGGAACACTGCGCGGAGCGCCCGGAACATCCGAAACCTCAACGGGTTAGGCTTACAAATCGCGTTGCCTGTGTCACGACCTGCCACACGGACTACCCCCGGCCGTCCCACGTCCGGACGCTGCGACAGCCGAGTACTGTCGCGGTAAGTACCATTTCAATCAATTGTTTATGGAGACTGCCCGTCCGTCATTTGACTGGCGGCAGCGCTCTTGCTACACGACGTGTGCAGTGGAACTGAAGTGGTCTGCCGTCGCCTCGTGGGTCCAGACCGTTCGTCGCGCCTGGCTGTCATCCGGTCGGGGCGTCGGGCGCAGCCTTCTTTTCGCGCCTGCCGTTCTCTACCCGCTCGCCATCGCCGCGACCGTCGCCGGCGTGCTCCTGGTCGAACATGGCCGCTCCATCCTCGGCGCAGCCGCCGTGGGGCTGGCGGCCGCCGTCTGGCACCGGGGCCACCGGCTGGGCTGTCTGCAGGCGGAGTCCGCCCGCCGGGACCGTCGCTTGTCGGATCTGCACCTTGCCACCATCGAGGCCCTCGCCCTGGCCATCGACGCGAAGGACAAGACCTCGGGCAGTCACATTCGCCGCGTGCAGGCCTATTCACGCGCGCTCGCGCAGGCCGTCGGCATGGGAGCGGACAACATCCAGGGTTTGACGACGGCCGCGCTGCTTCACGACATCGGCAAACTGGCGGTGCCCGAGCACATCCTGTCGAAGCCGGGCCGCCTCACCGACGAGGAATTCCAGAAGATCCAGATCCATCCCCAGGTCGGGTTCGAGATCGTCGAGCACGTCCCCTTCCCGTACCCTGTCGCGCCGCTGGTGCTGTGCCATCACGAGCGCTGGGACGGCAAGGGATACCCTCTCGGCCTGAAGGCCGAAGACATCCCGCTCGGCGCCCGCATTCTCGCGGTCGCCGACTACTTCGACTCGCTCACCCGCGATCGGCCCTACAACAAGAGGATGCCTCGCGACCTGGCGATGCTGAAGCTGCGGCAGGAAGCCGGCAAGGCACTCGACCCGCAGATTGTCTCCGCGTTCCTGGACCTGCTGCCCTCGCTGCCGGCCGTCGAGGACGCGATGGTGCCGTCGATGCACATCGAGGTCGACGCGCGCGCGGCGGTGTCCACGTCGCGTCGTCTGCTCGAGCACGGCGAGAAGTCGGCGTTCGAGAACATCGCGCGGGCGCACCAGGAGATTTACGCGCTCTACGACATCGCGCAGGCGATCGGGTCGTGCCTGGGTGTGGCCGACACGATGGCCCTCGTCGCCAACAAGCTGTCGGCGCTCGTGCCGTTCTCCTGCTGCGCGCTGTTCGTGCGCGACGAGGACGACATCATCCGCTGCAAGTTCGCGTCGGGCGTGGATGCGGACGACATCAGCCGGATCACGTTGCATCCGGGGCGTGGTCTGGCCGGATGGGTGGCGCGCAACCGCCGCGCGCTCGTCAACGCGCGACCGGCCGCCGACTTCGAGGCTGGGGATGTCCCACCGGCCGCACCGCGCCTGCAGTCGGCACTCGTCTGCCCGCTGATCTTCAACGATCACGTCATCGGCACCCTGTCCGTCTATCACACCGACGCGAACTTCTACAACGACGAGCATCGGCGCCTGCTCGATCGCATCTCCCAGCAGACGGCCGCCGCGATCTCCAATTCCATCGTCTTCGAGACGACCCGCGAAGCCTCGCTCAGCGACCCGCTGACCGGATTGCCGAACACCCGGTTCATGTTCACGCATCTCGGCCGCGAGTTGTCGCGCGCCAGGCGGCTGAGCACGCAGGTGTCCATCCTGGTGCTCGACCTGGACGACTTCAAGGAGATCAACGACACCTACGGGCACCACATCGGTGACCGCGCGTTGCGCGAGGTTGCACGCGTGTTGCGGGAGACCATCCGCCCGTACGACCTGTGCGTCCGCTACGCCGGTGACGAGTTCATCGTCGTCCTCTCCGACTGCGGGCCGGAGGAATCCGAGGCGAAGCGCGTCGAGCTGCAGCAGGCGATCGATGCCGTCGTGTTCGAGTCGTCGCCGGGACGCGCCGTGAATCTCAGCGTGAGTATCGGCGCCGCGGTGTTTCCGACCGACGGCGAGACCTACGAGGCGCTGCTGGCCACGGCCGACGGCCGGATGTATCGGGACAAGAAGAATCGGAAACAGGGCATCACCCCTGTTCGATCGCGGCGCGTCGATCCGGTGACGCTCGCCGACGAAGTCGAGCGCCAGGCGCTCGCCCACGCCCTGCCGACCGCACGAATCAACTAGCGGGTAGAGGGCGACGTTCGCGTGTGGCGTGCGCTCGCCGAATCCCACTGGTGACCGCGGATCCTGTACCCTGGACGGGTGCTCCTGACCCTGCCCGTGACGGCCGTTCGCCGCGAGACGCCGCGCAACCGCGTGGTGACGCTTGCCCTCGGCAAGACCGACTTCCCGTTCCAGGCTGGCCAGTACGTCCTGCTCGGGGACCATGGTCAGCCCGACCGCCGGCCCTACTCGATTGCCTGCGCGCCGCTGGCCTGCGCGGGGCGGCACACGCTCGAGTTCCTCGTCCAGGTCGACGGCAACGAGAGCCCGGGGCCGCATGTGATGGAGCTTGCCCCCGGTCGCCTGCTCGACGTCGAAGGGCCGGCCGGCTCCTTCGTGCTTCCGGTTCCGCTTGCCGCGCACCGTGTCCTGTTCGTGGGCGGCGGAACGGGCATCGCGCCGCTCCGGGCGATGCTGTGGCAGGTCGTCATGAGCGATGCGCGATGTCGGGTGGCCATGCTGCACAGTGCGCGCACGCCGGACGAATTGTCGTTCGGATCGGAATTGCGCCAACTGGCGGACGAGGGGCGAATTCGGCTGATCGAGACCGTGACGCGGGATGCGCCGGAGGGCTGGCCCGGCGCCAGGGGCCGGATCGACAGCGGGCAACTGGGCTCGTTGATTGAAGGTCCCGGGACGTTGTGCTTCGTCTGCGGGCCTGATTCGCTCGTGGAGGACGTGCCGCGCCAACTCGAGGCACTCGGCATCGCCCCTCGCCTCATCGGAACGGAGCACTGGGCCGATCTCCCAAACTCAACCGACGTCTGACCCGATCGAGCCGTGAGCTGGGGAATCTCTCGGCGGCGGCCTCCTGTCAGATCCCGACTGTGTGGAAGCCGGCATCCACGTAGAGTATTTCGCCGGTAATAGCCCGGGCGGCCTGCCCGAGCAGGAACACCGCGGCCTCGGCCACCTCCGTCGCATCGATGTTGCGCCGCAGTGGAGATCGGTCGCGGTAGATCTGCAGAATATCCGAGAAGCCCGAGATGCCGGCCGCCGCGAGCGTCCGGATGGGGCCAGCAGAGATGGCGTTGACGCGGATGTTCTCGCGCCCCAGGTCGTAGGCGAGGTAGCGAACGGTCGCCTCGAGGGCAGCCTTCGCGACGCCCATCACGTTGTAGTTGGGAAATACCCGCTGGCTCCCCAGGTAGGTCAGCGTCAGGATGCTGCCGCCGCCCCGTCGAGCCATGAGCGGCTGCGCGCCGCGGGCCATCGCGATGAGCGAGTAGGCGCTCACGTCGAGCGAGACCCTGAACCCCTCGCGCGTCGTCTGCACGAACGGCGCCGCCAGTTCACCGCGCGGCGCGAAGGCCGCGCCGTGCACGACGAAGTCGAGACCGCCGAACTCGTGGTCGATCTTCTCGAACAGGCGTCCGAGTTGTTCGTCGCTCGCGACATCGCACGGGAACACGAGCGGGTCGCGGATCGTCGCCGCCAGATCCTGCACATTCTGTTCGAGGCGGACGTCCTGGTACGTCAGGGCCAGGCGCGCGCCGGCCTCCGCAGCTGCCTGAGCGATCGACCAGGCAATCGACCGCTTGTTCGCGACGCCCACGACGACGCCGTGCTTCCCCGCAAGGTCAGTCATAGCAGTTGAACGCCCGCCGTCGAGCCCGAGATCGAGGTGAGAGGAGTGTCCCCAGTCCTACAGTTTACCCGACCTTCCGGCGGACATCTCGGGCGTGCCGCGGACACGAGCCCCGATCGCCGGGAACGGATGGCGGAAGCCTGGCGGGAGTAACAGGGGGGAGGAGGCTATTTCGACTGCTTCTTGCCGTGACGCGGTCCGTGGCCACCTCGTGGCGGGCGCATCTCGTTGCGGCCGCCTGGGCGTCCTCCCTGACTTGGGCGGCTGCCGGCAGCTGGCCGGCTGAAGATCGGCGCGCGGCCGTTGTTGCTGCCCGGTTGGCGTCCCGGCGGGCCGGGTCGCTGGCCCGGGCCTCGTCCTCCGCCCGGCCGGAACTTGCCCGCGCGGCCGGCTGGCTGACGCATCGTGAATTCGGGCACGGGGCGAACGACCTGCTGATTCTCGGGGCGCGGCAACGTGGCGCGAATCAGCCTGCGGTGAACGCGTCCCAGGTCCTCCACGCCTCCCTCGGCAACGCCGTCGCCGCCCGGCTCCGGTTCCGCGACGGTCGCGTGAGGACCCGAATCAGGTGTGGCTGCGTCGGCCGCGAACGGCAGCGAAGGCTCGGGAACCTCGTCGCCCCGGGCCGGCGCGGGCACTGGAGGCGCCGCGGGCCTGCCCTCGGCGACGACCGTGGCGAGCACTTCTTTGTACGCGGCGGACGTCGAGTCCTTCTTGCGGCGGAGCGTTGGCACCCTCGCCTGCTTGTACTCGTGCTCGGCGTCGCACGTCGTGCACCGCGTCTGTTTGACGTCTTCGTCGACCATGGCGACGACGGCGTGGTTCGTGACGCGGCGCTCGCGCGGACAATAGTCGTCTAGGATGTCACCAAGCCGAAGCCGGCGCTGTTGCATGAAAGCCCCTCGAGAACTCGCTGGCGGGATTGGAAGAATACGCGCAGGCCACGAGATTGTAGCAGAGCCATTTGTTGAGCCGCAACTCTCCGACCACTCTCTCTCCCGGCCTACTCCGCCATAGCGGCCGGGTGCGATTCGATCCGATCTGGCCGGTACGCGACCAGGTTTACCGGGACTTGCGTACGAATCGGATGGCGTCCGCGAACATGTCGCCGCCGCGCGGTTGCGCGGCCATCCAGGACCGGAGTCCGGCGGTGTCCGCCGTAAGCACGACGTTCGTGCGCCCGTCGAGCGCGGCGCGGAGCTTGGTCAGCCGGCCGCCCTCGGTCTCGTGCAGGAACCAGTCGTAGTCGAATCCGGTCACCGTCACGGTGTCGCCGAGCACTTGGAGTCGCACGGCGAGGTGCGCGGGTATGAACAGCGCTGCCGGATCCGTGGGTCGGCCGGGTGACAGGTCGAACACCCGGCTCTCGCCGAGACGCGAGAGAACCCCGGTCATGACGACCGGGCCGCTCCGCGCGGGATACGTTACTTTATACGATTTCCACTCCCCGCGATCCACCCGAACGATCGACTTGTCGTCGGGATTCTCCCATGAGCCGAGCAGCGCGTCGTCGAATTCGATCGACGCGTCATCGTAGAAAGGCTGCAGGCTCGAGACGAGACAGCCTCCCGAAACGATGGCCGCCGACAACAGCACGGCCAGGAGTGCCAGTCGCATGAGTGGAACGCGTTGGTTCGGACGCCCGACCAGCCGGCGACCCGCGGATGGCGTGCCGCACGGCCTGATAGAATGGGCCGGCTACTGACCGTCGGTGTCGCAATTCTAGCCGCGCTGCCCGTAGAGCTCAATCGCTATTTTCGTCAAGGAGTCCGCGTGATGTCTTCCCGTCGCCCATCGTCGACCCGGAATCTCTGCCTGGCGCTCCAGGTCGCGACCGCGCTCGTCATCGGAATGGGAACCGCCTCAGCGCAGAGCCAGGGACAGGACGAGGATTTCGCACGCCAGGTGAAGACCTGGACCACCCGGCCGGAGTTCCTGAGCCCGCTCGTGGATCACCTGCCGAGAGTGGCCGGTATTCCCTCTCCGAAGGATATTCTCGGCCATCACATCGGCGCGCCGAACGAGCTCAGCTACTACGACGACATCCTTCGATACTACCGCGCCCTGGCCGCCGCCAGTCCCCGCGTGAAGGTCATGACCATCGGCCGGACCGATGAGGGGCGCGATTCGGTCGTCGTCGCCATTGCGTCCGCCGAGACGATCCGCGACCTGGATCGCTACCGCGGATACCTGGGCCAGTTGGCCGATCCGCGTCCGCTCACGGACCGGCAGGCGCGGGACATCATCGCCGTGGCGAAGCCGATCTACCACGTGATGGGCGGCCTCCACAGCGCCGAGACCGGTCCCCCGGAAATGCTGATGGAACTGGCGTATCGCCTGGCCGTCGAGGACTCGTCGATGTTCCGGCAGATCCGCGACAACATCATCGTCACCATCACGCCGGTGGCCGAACCCGACGGCCGCGATCGCTACGTGGACTGGTACTACGCCTACAAGGTGGACGAAACCGGGGAGAACGACTCCTACGGCGGGCCGCCGTACTGGGGCAAGTACGTCTTCCACGACAACAATCGCGACATCAACTTCTCGCAGGCGATCTCCAAGTCGCTGCTCGGCTGGTACCTGCAGTGGCACCCCCCGATCGTGCACGACATCCACGAGTCGGTGCCGTTCCTCTACACGTTCAGCGGCCAGGCGCCGCAGAATCCGACGCTCGATCCGATCGTCTTCGGCGAGATGCCCTGGTTTGCGAACTTCGAGATGGCGCAGGCCATCAAGTACGGCATGCCAGGCGTCTGGACGCACGCATTCGTGGACATGTGGTCCCCCGGCTACTTCGGGTTCGTCGCGTCGAACCACAACGGCCTGCTGCGCATGTACGAAGTGTTCGGCAACGGCGGCGCGAACACCATGAAGCGGAAGATCGGCGGCGGGGGCCCGACCGGCAGCCAGACGACGCGCGAATGGTATCGGCCGATGCCGCCCTACGCCGAGGTGGAGTGGTCGTTACGGAACAACGTGAACTACGGCGAGACGGCCGTACTCTCCGCGCTGCAGCTCACGGCGGGCTTCCCGCAGGTCGTGCTCGAGAACTTCTACCAGAAGAGCCGCAACGCGGTGGAGGCCGGGAAGAAGGAGGCGCCGTACGCGTTCCTGATTCCGGCGGGCCAGCGTGACATGACGCGCGTCGCGTTCCTCGTCAACGTGCTGCGCGCGCAAGGCATCGAGGTCGGCCGGACGAAGAGCGAGGTCAAGCTCGCGGACGGCACCTTTCCCGCCGGATCCCTGCTCATCAGGCGCGACCAGCCGTACGGCCGCCTGGCGAAGATCCTGCTCGAGAAGCAGGACTACCCGGACCCCGGCTTGCGCACCTACGACGACAGCGGTTGGACGATGGGATTGATGACGCAGACCGACGTCCGGGGAATTGCCGACAAGACGGTGCTCGACGTGGCCGTCGATCCGATCACCGAGTTCCGCGCCGCGGGCAGACTCGAGGGCAAGGTGCGCAGCCTCGTCGCCGTCCAGGAAGATGGCTCCACCAACCTCGTCACGCTTCGTTACGAACTGAAAGACCTGAAGGTCCGCGCGGTCGAGAAGCCGTTCAAGGCCGGTGACAGGGAAATGGCCGCAGGATCCCTCATCATCGAGGTGTCCGCCGATCTGGCGGCACGCGTCGCGGGCGCTGTCGAGCGGCTCGGTCTGTCGGCCGTCGCGCTCGACGCCGCGCCCGCGGTCCCGATGCACGAGGTCGCGCTGCCGCGCCTGGCCATCTACAGCACGTGGGGCAGCACGCAGGAAGTCGGCTGGGTACGCCATGCGTTCGACCAGTTCGGTCTTGGGTACGATCTCATCTACAAGGAGCGCGTGCGACGCGGCAGCCTCCGCGACGCCTACGACATCATCGTCGTCCCCAGCCAGGGCGGCACCGGCAAGCGCCTGGTGTTCGACGTCGAACCGAAGTCGAAACCGCTTGCCTACAAGAAGAACGACCGGTTCAAGTCACTCGGGATGTACGGCGAGTCGGACGACATCACCGGGGGCATGGGCCTGGAGGGCGTGGCGGAGTTCCAGAAGTTCGTCGAGAGCGGCGGCGTGCTCGTCACGATGGGCGCGGCGAGCTTCTTCCCGCCTGAATTCGGACTGACGCGCCGGGTGGACGCGGCTCGGCCTTCGGCGCAGTTCTATGCGCCAGGCCCAATCGTACAGGTGGAAATCCTGAAGCCGGAGAGCCCGATCTTCTACGGGTACGACCACAAGACGCTGCCCGTGCGGTGGGCCGGCGGCCCGCTGCTGCGCGTGCCAGAGCAGGACAAGGCGCAGGTGCTCATGCAATACCCGGGCGGGGATGCCTCGGTGCTCA
This window of the Vicinamibacterales bacterium genome carries:
- a CDS encoding diguanylate cyclase, with protein sequence MELKWSAVASWVQTVRRAWLSSGRGVGRSLLFAPAVLYPLAIAATVAGVLLVEHGRSILGAAAVGLAAAVWHRGHRLGCLQAESARRDRRLSDLHLATIEALALAIDAKDKTSGSHIRRVQAYSRALAQAVGMGADNIQGLTTAALLHDIGKLAVPEHILSKPGRLTDEEFQKIQIHPQVGFEIVEHVPFPYPVAPLVLCHHERWDGKGYPLGLKAEDIPLGARILAVADYFDSLTRDRPYNKRMPRDLAMLKLRQEAGKALDPQIVSAFLDLLPSLPAVEDAMVPSMHIEVDARAAVSTSRRLLEHGEKSAFENIARAHQEIYALYDIAQAIGSCLGVADTMALVANKLSALVPFSCCALFVRDEDDIIRCKFASGVDADDISRITLHPGRGLAGWVARNRRALVNARPAADFEAGDVPPAAPRLQSALVCPLIFNDHVIGTLSVYHTDANFYNDEHRRLLDRISQQTAAAISNSIVFETTREASLSDPLTGLPNTRFMFTHLGRELSRARRLSTQVSILVLDLDDFKEINDTYGHHIGDRALREVARVLRETIRPYDLCVRYAGDEFIVVLSDCGPEESEAKRVELQQAIDAVVFESSPGRAVNLSVSIGAAVFPTDGETYEALLATADGRMYRDKKNRKQGITPVRSRRVDPVTLADEVERQALAHALPTARIN
- a CDS encoding M14 family zinc carboxypeptidase, with amino-acid sequence MSSRRPSSTRNLCLALQVATALVIGMGTASAQSQGQDEDFARQVKTWTTRPEFLSPLVDHLPRVAGIPSPKDILGHHIGAPNELSYYDDILRYYRALAAASPRVKVMTIGRTDEGRDSVVVAIASAETIRDLDRYRGYLGQLADPRPLTDRQARDIIAVAKPIYHVMGGLHSAETGPPEMLMELAYRLAVEDSSMFRQIRDNIIVTITPVAEPDGRDRYVDWYYAYKVDETGENDSYGGPPYWGKYVFHDNNRDINFSQAISKSLLGWYLQWHPPIVHDIHESVPFLYTFSGQAPQNPTLDPIVFGEMPWFANFEMAQAIKYGMPGVWTHAFVDMWSPGYFGFVASNHNGLLRMYEVFGNGGANTMKRKIGGGGPTGSQTTREWYRPMPPYAEVEWSLRNNVNYGETAVLSALQLTAGFPQVVLENFYQKSRNAVEAGKKEAPYAFLIPAGQRDMTRVAFLVNVLRAQGIEVGRTKSEVKLADGTFPAGSLLIRRDQPYGRLAKILLEKQDYPDPGLRTYDDSGWTMGLMTQTDVRGIADKTVLDVAVDPITEFRAAGRLEGKVRSLVAVQEDGSTNLVTLRYELKDLKVRAVEKPFKAGDREMAAGSLIIEVSADLAARVAGAVERLGLSAVALDAAPAVPMHEVALPRLAIYSTWGSTQEVGWVRHAFDQFGLGYDLIYKERVRRGSLRDAYDIIVVPSQGGTGKRLVFDVEPKSKPLAYKKNDRFKSLGMYGESDDITGGMGLEGVAEFQKFVESGGVLVTMGAASFFPPEFGLTRRVDAARPSAQFYAPGPIVQVEILKPESPIFYGYDHKTLPVRWAGGPLLRVPEQDKAQVLMQYPGGDASVLSGLMKGAAEIRNRPAAIQVPVGKGQVLLFATNPCYRWQNLGEFNMLFNAILHWKAL
- a CDS encoding enoyl-ACP reductase translates to MTDLAGKHGVVVGVANKRSIAWSIAQAAAEAGARLALTYQDVRLEQNVQDLAATIRDPLVFPCDVASDEQLGRLFEKIDHEFGGLDFVVHGAAFAPRGELAAPFVQTTREGFRVSLDVSAYSLIAMARGAQPLMARRGGGSILTLTYLGSQRVFPNYNVMGVAKAALEATVRYLAYDLGRENIRVNAISAGPIRTLAAAGISGFSDILQIYRDRSPLRRNIDATEVAEAAVFLLGQAARAITGEILYVDAGFHTVGI